The proteins below come from a single Chitinophaga pinensis DSM 2588 genomic window:
- a CDS encoding glycoside hydrolase family 2 TIM barrel-domain containing protein, with translation MFFKIRLLGMLLLSQWLTAAAQTKETGDVPVEIENPRITGINKEAAHATLMPYSNLTEALKGNRKASSRSLLLNGTWKFNWVSWPQKRPVDFYKPTYNVSGWDTITVPSNWQVKGYGTPFYSNYNYTFQKNFPRVMSTPPKNFTAFTERNPVGSYRRDFTLPATWKGKKVFIGFEGVDAGFFLWINGRKVGYSVNSRNLAEFDVTDFVTPGKNTVAVEVYQYTVGSYLEDQDMWRLSGIFRSVYLWNAPQQHIRDFNVKTVFDAGYKNATLLVNAKVKNYSQSPAAARKLDVKLYEAGKTVVVATGSANVPALQAGEEKIVQLSIAVNNPQKWTAETPNLYTTVLTLGEELLSTPTGFREVKIEGRSLLVNGVPVKLKGVNRHEHFPETGHSLNEEQMIRDLVLIKQANCNHVRTCHYSDDPRWYELCDKYGLYVLAEANLECHGAMNEFNEEPSIKDAIIDRNIANAENFKNHPSVIIWSLGNECGDGGTNFRAALQAVKQIDPDRPVHYEGFGIGKNNPADIDSRMYTGTGEVKQIAENKDFTKPFYLCEYAHAMFNSMGSVDLYNELFDQYPSLLGGCIWEWQDQGLWNRRNRTHPITAYGGGFGEYPNDRYFIHKGVIASDRSPKPHYPELKHAYQWISVKGADLSNGLISIRNRYQFISLDAFHGKWALLKDGVAVDSGLITDMNVPAGNEKQVKLPLKALQAGAEYLLNVSFFTKQASLWSGKNFEIAAQQLQLSAGAFATFSGMAAAALPVWKADDSTIQVSGKGFALTFDKHKGTFSKMTSNGKELLNQSGGPRLHLWRAPHRIDDMWADEGWQKAGLRDLKWEVEGTPLVKDSANVLCITVNLTGKGKNDFVVRHRALYMISNNGQIRALNNVTSSDTTLVIARLGVRMLLNPQLDQFSFYGRGPLENYSDRKSGFPLGIYNSTVVQQLTPYEKPMEAGNHEDVRWATLSAGTGKVLRVSSVAEPMQVSALPYTDEEMEPIGYKIDLPPVSSTVLTISRYTLGVGSNGCGPRPLPPYMVYAKPTTFSYDLWLGQSE, from the coding sequence ATGTTTTTTAAAATCAGACTTTTAGGAATGCTCCTGCTGTCACAGTGGCTAACAGCCGCCGCACAGACGAAAGAGACAGGGGACGTTCCGGTGGAAATTGAAAATCCACGTATTACAGGTATCAACAAGGAGGCAGCTCATGCAACGCTCATGCCTTACAGTAATCTCACAGAGGCGCTTAAAGGAAACAGGAAGGCTTCTTCCCGAAGTCTGTTGTTAAATGGTACATGGAAGTTCAACTGGGTTTCCTGGCCACAGAAAAGACCGGTGGACTTTTATAAACCAACTTACAATGTATCCGGATGGGATACCATCACCGTTCCTTCCAACTGGCAGGTGAAGGGCTACGGCACGCCCTTTTACAGTAACTACAATTATACTTTTCAGAAGAACTTTCCCAGGGTAATGAGTACCCCGCCAAAGAACTTCACCGCATTTACAGAAAGAAACCCTGTAGGTAGCTATCGCCGCGATTTTACGCTACCTGCCACCTGGAAGGGTAAAAAGGTCTTTATTGGCTTTGAGGGTGTTGATGCGGGCTTTTTCCTGTGGATCAATGGCCGTAAAGTTGGTTACAGTGTAAACAGCCGTAACCTGGCCGAGTTTGATGTGACGGACTTTGTAACGCCGGGAAAGAATACCGTTGCGGTCGAAGTATACCAATACACGGTTGGCAGCTACCTGGAAGACCAGGATATGTGGCGGCTCAGCGGTATCTTCAGAAGTGTGTATCTGTGGAATGCGCCACAGCAACATATTCGTGACTTCAACGTTAAAACTGTATTTGATGCCGGCTATAAGAACGCCACTTTATTGGTCAATGCAAAGGTGAAAAACTACAGCCAATCGCCTGCTGCTGCCCGTAAACTGGATGTAAAACTATATGAAGCTGGCAAGACGGTGGTAGTCGCCACTGGCAGTGCCAACGTACCTGCTTTGCAGGCTGGTGAGGAGAAAATAGTACAGCTCAGTATAGCGGTCAATAATCCGCAGAAATGGACCGCCGAAACACCGAATCTCTATACAACCGTCCTGACATTGGGAGAGGAGCTTTTAAGCACGCCTACCGGTTTCAGAGAAGTAAAGATCGAAGGCAGGTCATTGCTGGTAAATGGTGTACCTGTAAAGCTGAAAGGTGTAAACAGGCACGAACATTTTCCGGAAACAGGGCATAGCCTGAATGAAGAACAGATGATCCGTGACCTGGTGCTGATCAAACAGGCCAATTGTAACCACGTCAGAACCTGTCACTATTCAGACGATCCGAGATGGTATGAACTCTGTGATAAATATGGTTTATACGTCCTGGCAGAAGCCAACCTGGAATGTCATGGCGCGATGAATGAATTCAACGAAGAACCGTCTATCAAAGATGCCATCATTGATCGTAACATTGCGAACGCGGAGAACTTCAAAAATCATCCTTCCGTTATTATCTGGTCGCTTGGCAATGAGTGTGGTGATGGGGGTACTAACTTCCGTGCCGCATTACAGGCCGTTAAACAGATCGATCCGGACAGACCGGTACATTATGAAGGCTTTGGTATCGGTAAAAACAATCCGGCTGATATTGATAGCCGCATGTACACCGGAACCGGTGAAGTAAAACAGATCGCAGAAAATAAGGATTTTACCAAACCTTTCTATCTCTGTGAGTATGCACATGCGATGTTTAACTCCATGGGTTCAGTAGATCTCTATAATGAATTGTTTGACCAGTATCCTTCCCTGCTGGGTGGTTGTATCTGGGAATGGCAGGATCAGGGATTATGGAACAGACGTAACAGAACACACCCGATCACTGCTTATGGCGGTGGTTTTGGTGAATATCCTAACGATAGATACTTTATCCATAAAGGAGTAATCGCTTCTGACAGATCGCCTAAACCGCATTATCCTGAGTTGAAACATGCTTATCAATGGATCTCAGTGAAAGGTGCAGATCTGTCTAATGGTCTGATCAGCATCCGTAACCGCTATCAGTTCATCAGCCTAGATGCATTCCATGGCAAATGGGCTTTGCTGAAGGATGGTGTAGCTGTGGATAGTGGTCTTATTACAGATATGAATGTGCCGGCAGGGAATGAAAAACAAGTTAAATTGCCGCTGAAAGCGTTACAGGCAGGTGCAGAATATTTATTGAATGTATCATTCTTCACGAAGCAGGCATCTTTATGGTCGGGTAAGAATTTCGAAATTGCCGCCCAGCAATTACAGCTGAGCGCCGGCGCTTTTGCTACCTTTTCTGGTATGGCAGCTGCAGCACTTCCTGTATGGAAAGCAGACGATAGTACGATCCAGGTAAGCGGAAAAGGCTTTGCGCTTACTTTCGATAAACATAAGGGTACTTTCTCTAAGATGACCAGCAATGGTAAGGAGCTGCTGAATCAAAGCGGCGGACCAAGACTCCATCTCTGGCGTGCACCGCACAGAATAGATGATATGTGGGCAGATGAAGGCTGGCAGAAAGCTGGTCTGAGAGACCTGAAATGGGAAGTGGAAGGAACTCCGCTTGTAAAGGATTCAGCCAATGTATTGTGCATCACTGTCAATCTCACCGGGAAAGGAAAGAATGATTTCGTCGTACGTCATCGTGCTCTTTATATGATCAGTAACAACGGACAGATACGCGCTCTGAACAATGTCACATCCAGTGACACAACACTTGTCATAGCGCGTCTGGGCGTGAGGATGCTCCTGAACCCTCAGCTGGATCAGTTCTCCTTCTATGGTCGTGGTCCGCTGGAAAACTATAGTGACAGAAAGAGCGGTTTCCCGCTTGGTATTTATAACAGCACAGTGGTACAACAGCTGACGCCTTATGAAAAACCAATGGAAGCAGGTAATCACGAAGACGTACGTTGGGCAACGCTGAGCGCTGGTACTGGTAAAGTATTACGGGTAAGTAGTGTGGCTGAACCGATGCAGGTATCCGCATTACCATATACCGATGAAGAGATGGAACCTATCGGATATAAGATAGATCTTCCGCCGGTAAGCAGTACCGTACTGACCATCAGCAGATATACCCTGGGGGTGGGCTCAAATGGTTGCGGACCACGTCCGTTACCTCCCTACATGGTATATGCAAAACCTACTACATTCAGTTATGATCTCTGGCTGGGACAGTCTGAATAA
- a CDS encoding DinB family protein: MKRTEWFKRKFPVIEDNGLLPAIIERLCGTPARVEEIIGALDTELLTLKDDGKWSIKEEIGHLGDMEPLWSGRTDDLTHGETELRVADLTNQTTHNADHNSTKTIVLLQRFREQREAFVKKLSALTDEQLEKTALHPRLKTPMRIIDLAYFVAEHDDHHLARVRVVIDNHVQHH, translated from the coding sequence ATGAAAAGAACTGAATGGTTTAAAAGGAAATTTCCTGTTATCGAAGACAACGGTCTGTTGCCCGCTATTATAGAAAGACTCTGTGGTACACCCGCCCGTGTGGAAGAGATCATCGGCGCCTTGGATACTGAGCTCCTGACATTGAAAGATGATGGCAAATGGAGCATCAAAGAAGAGATCGGGCATCTTGGTGATATGGAACCCTTGTGGTCAGGCAGAACGGATGACCTGACACATGGCGAGACCGAACTGAGAGTAGCTGATCTTACTAATCAGACGACCCATAATGCGGACCATAATTCCACAAAGACTATTGTTCTCCTGCAAAGGTTCAGAGAACAAAGAGAAGCCTTTGTAAAGAAACTTTCTGCGCTGACAGATGAACAGTTAGAAAAGACGGCCCTGCATCCAAGACTGAAAACGCCTATGCGCATCATTGATCTGGCCTACTTTGTAGCAGAGCATGATGATCATCACCTGGCGCGGGTGAGAGTCGTGATAGACAACCATGTGCAACACCATTAA
- a CDS encoding NAD(P)H-dependent oxidoreductase, with translation MIVTAKKILIINGSLRGTTGNSAAVAIAAVKILEHDLQQAVKQLTLAAPLPSVREVYDLLVDCDAFLVISGVYWNNWSSPLQRFIEVMTAFENTPAFFGKPVACAVTMDSVGGIEVTARLQAVFGGLGCWSPPCSTLVLSRTGQEAMTASAGQEEDPNEDVWRMADLSIVLQNLTTAAGMSRDKWMAWPHSELSIPDGPWPENGPLDMGSPKFL, from the coding sequence ATGATAGTTACGGCAAAAAAGATACTGATCATCAATGGTTCCCTTCGTGGCACAACAGGCAATTCAGCCGCTGTGGCAATTGCAGCCGTAAAAATACTGGAACATGACCTGCAACAGGCCGTAAAACAGCTCACACTTGCAGCGCCGTTGCCGTCAGTCCGGGAGGTATATGATCTGTTAGTAGATTGTGATGCGTTTCTGGTGATCAGCGGTGTATACTGGAATAACTGGAGTTCCCCGTTACAGCGTTTTATAGAAGTCATGACTGCATTTGAAAATACGCCTGCCTTTTTCGGCAAACCTGTCGCCTGTGCAGTCACAATGGATTCTGTGGGTGGTATTGAAGTGACTGCCAGGTTACAGGCTGTTTTTGGCGGATTAGGTTGCTGGAGTCCGCCATGTTCTACCCTGGTATTATCACGCACAGGACAGGAAGCCATGACAGCATCTGCTGGTCAGGAGGAAGATCCTAATGAAGATGTATGGCGGATGGCAGATCTCTCTATTGTATTGCAAAATCTGACTACGGCCGCCGGTATGTCCCGCGACAAATGGATGGCCTGGCCACATAGCGAGTTAAGTATTCCCGATGGTCCCTGGCCGGAAAATGGCCCCCTTGATATGGGATCACCGAAATTTCTTTAG
- a CDS encoding HEAT repeat domain-containing protein: MKKLLALKGPILASLLFSAACLTACKQDSGPADKRIKRMDTTLTAHLADSITSIVKPELAEGLSLSLWGIDSLVISPIGIDIDDQGRVYYTTTDRQKHSEFDIRGHRDWEIPSISLQTVEDRRAFLHKELSPENSKRNLWLEDLNGDSSHDWRDLAIEKEHVYRLDDITGDGVADQSQMVVDDFHDEVTDVAGGVLSDGDDLYLAVAPDLWRIRDKNHDGIADEKTSISHGYAVHVGFSGHGMSGVEMGPDGRIYWQIGDIGFNGKGPDGKEWSFPNCGVLARSNPDGSDFEIYSYGIRNTHEFAFDEYGNIISEDNDGDHPGEKERLVYLVNGGDQGWRSNWQYGKYNDPDNNTYKVWMDEKMYLPRFEGQAAYITPCISNFVSGPAGFVYNPGTALGPAYKNTFFVAEFVGNPSNSGVHAFKLNPKGATFELGEHKKVLGGILATGIDFGPDGALYVADWIDGWDTHNYGRIWKLDDKKDAASAERKLTKALLAEDFSKRKEADLAGLLNNPDMRVRMKAQFELVKRKEKGAPLFEQALKQTDNQLARVHGIWGLSQLARQDKQYAKALLPLLKDNDPEIRAQAAKWLGDIRYKEAGAALVPLLKDTASRARFFAAEALGRIAYAPAVQPLIAYLEANNDVDAYQRHAGTLALSRIGEAAPLIALANNPSRALRIAAVVTLRRMSHPGIAAFLNDKDEFVVTETARAINDDLSIKDALPALAKLLVTTSFKNEALIRRAINANLRVGTDSALNNLLSYAQKAGSPAPMRAEAIDALSVWAKPSVLDRVDGRLRGEIKRNAAPVVHLSTSPLTALLKDKELPVRISAARAIAKLQIKQAGTSLLAAVQADHDADMRVAALEALVALQDAGMEQGITAALTDKEKAVRVAGLDLLGKMHISENVMVKLLMGVIANKTVEEKQAALLTLGKLPQQYVEKPLSELLDKMAAGQLDKGIYLELGEAIDSSRSSALATRYKTINSKVSPDDLMASYSSCLLGGDPKRGRQIFFHNQNSQCMRCHSYDDRGGNAGPRLNGVAGRITREQILQALITPSARLAPGFGMVTLELKDGKKLTGILQGETKTALKIKEGQEERTIAADQIVNKKYAESSMPDMKLLLSKKEIRDVVSFLAEQKTDN; encoded by the coding sequence ATGAAAAAACTGCTTGCTTTAAAAGGTCCTATTCTGGCATCACTGCTTTTTTCTGCGGCCTGTCTCACCGCCTGTAAACAAGATTCCGGCCCCGCAGACAAGCGGATCAAACGGATGGATACGACGCTTACAGCTCACCTGGCGGACTCAATCACCAGTATTGTGAAACCTGAACTGGCGGAAGGACTTTCCCTTAGTCTCTGGGGGATTGATTCGCTTGTGATCTCTCCTATTGGTATCGATATAGATGATCAGGGACGTGTATACTATACGACTACTGACCGGCAAAAACATTCCGAATTTGATATTCGCGGACACCGGGACTGGGAGATACCATCTATCAGTCTGCAAACCGTAGAAGACCGCCGCGCCTTCCTGCACAAGGAGTTATCTCCTGAAAACAGTAAACGGAACCTGTGGCTGGAAGATCTTAATGGCGACAGTTCTCACGACTGGCGTGACCTGGCCATAGAAAAAGAACATGTATACCGCTTAGATGATATTACCGGAGACGGAGTCGCTGATCAGTCACAAATGGTTGTAGATGATTTTCACGATGAAGTGACTGACGTTGCCGGTGGTGTACTGAGTGACGGCGATGATCTGTACCTGGCTGTCGCGCCTGACCTCTGGCGTATTAGAGATAAAAACCACGATGGTATTGCAGATGAAAAGACTTCTATCTCTCATGGCTATGCCGTTCATGTGGGCTTTAGCGGCCATGGTATGTCAGGTGTGGAAATGGGGCCTGATGGGCGTATCTACTGGCAGATAGGTGACATCGGTTTTAACGGCAAAGGCCCTGATGGTAAAGAATGGTCTTTCCCTAACTGTGGCGTATTAGCCCGCTCCAATCCCGATGGCAGCGATTTTGAAATCTATTCATATGGTATCCGTAATACACACGAGTTTGCCTTTGACGAATATGGTAATATTATCAGTGAAGACAATGACGGCGACCATCCTGGTGAAAAGGAACGCCTGGTATACCTGGTAAATGGTGGCGATCAGGGCTGGCGCAGCAACTGGCAATATGGTAAATATAATGATCCGGACAACAACACCTATAAAGTATGGATGGATGAAAAGATGTACCTGCCCCGTTTCGAAGGACAGGCGGCTTACATTACTCCCTGCATCAGTAATTTTGTAAGTGGTCCGGCTGGTTTTGTATACAATCCTGGTACAGCATTAGGCCCTGCTTATAAGAATACCTTCTTTGTGGCAGAGTTTGTAGGCAATCCATCCAACTCCGGCGTACACGCCTTCAAACTGAATCCTAAAGGCGCCACTTTCGAACTGGGCGAACATAAGAAAGTACTGGGGGGCATACTGGCGACCGGTATTGATTTTGGTCCGGATGGCGCACTCTATGTAGCTGACTGGATAGATGGCTGGGATACCCATAACTATGGACGTATCTGGAAACTGGATGATAAAAAAGACGCTGCCAGTGCTGAACGTAAATTAACCAAAGCACTGCTGGCAGAAGATTTCAGCAAACGTAAGGAAGCCGATCTCGCTGGCTTACTGAACAACCCGGACATGCGTGTACGTATGAAAGCCCAGTTTGAACTGGTAAAACGGAAGGAAAAGGGCGCACCATTGTTTGAACAGGCATTGAAACAAACAGACAATCAACTGGCAAGGGTACACGGCATATGGGGATTGAGCCAGCTGGCACGTCAGGATAAACAATATGCGAAAGCTTTATTACCACTCCTGAAGGATAACGATCCGGAGATCCGGGCCCAGGCAGCCAAATGGCTGGGAGATATCCGTTACAAAGAAGCAGGTGCAGCACTTGTGCCATTATTAAAAGATACTGCCAGCCGTGCACGTTTCTTTGCAGCAGAGGCACTGGGTAGAATAGCATATGCACCTGCGGTACAACCACTGATTGCATATCTTGAAGCCAATAACGATGTAGACGCCTATCAGCGTCATGCCGGTACGCTGGCATTGTCGCGTATAGGAGAGGCAGCGCCATTGATCGCATTGGCCAACAATCCTTCGCGTGCGCTGCGTATAGCGGCAGTCGTAACACTCAGAAGAATGAGTCATCCGGGTATTGCGGCATTTCTGAATGATAAAGATGAATTTGTCGTAACAGAAACTGCCCGTGCCATCAACGATGATCTGTCTATTAAAGATGCTTTACCGGCACTGGCCAAACTGCTGGTCACTACTTCCTTTAAAAATGAAGCCCTGATCCGACGTGCAATCAATGCGAATCTGCGGGTAGGTACAGACAGTGCACTAAATAATCTTCTCTCCTACGCACAAAAAGCGGGTAGCCCTGCTCCTATGCGTGCAGAAGCTATAGACGCACTGAGTGTATGGGCTAAACCATCCGTACTGGATCGTGTAGATGGCCGCCTCAGGGGAGAAATAAAAAGAAACGCAGCTCCGGTAGTGCATCTTTCCACCTCTCCGCTTACCGCCTTATTAAAAGACAAAGAGTTACCGGTACGTATCAGCGCTGCCAGAGCGATTGCCAAATTACAGATCAAACAGGCAGGAACATCATTGCTGGCGGCTGTACAGGCAGACCACGATGCTGATATGCGCGTTGCCGCATTAGAAGCGCTGGTCGCCTTACAGGACGCAGGTATGGAACAGGGTATTACAGCCGCCCTGACTGACAAGGAGAAAGCGGTACGTGTAGCAGGTCTTGATCTGTTGGGTAAAATGCATATCTCTGAAAACGTGATGGTAAAACTGCTCATGGGCGTGATTGCCAATAAAACGGTGGAGGAAAAACAGGCAGCCCTGCTGACACTGGGTAAACTGCCACAACAATATGTGGAAAAACCACTGAGCGAATTACTGGATAAAATGGCTGCCGGACAACTGGATAAAGGTATCTATCTTGAGTTAGGAGAAGCAATTGATAGCAGTCGTTCCAGCGCACTGGCTACCCGTTATAAAACAATCAATAGCAAAGTATCGCCGGACGATCTGATGGCTTCCTACAGCAGTTGTCTGCTTGGAGGCGATCCTAAACGTGGCAGGCAGATATTCTTCCACAACCAGAATTCACAGTGTATGCGCTGTCACTCGTATGATGACCGGGGAGGTAACGCAGGTCCCAGACTGAACGGCGTTGCCGGACGGATCACCAGAGAGCAGATATTGCAGGCACTTATTACACCGAGTGCAAGACTGGCTCCTGGTTTTGGTATGGTGACGCTTGAGCTGAAAGATGGTAAAAAACTGACCGGCATCCTACAGGGAGAAACCAAAACAGCACTAAAGATCAAAGAAGGACAGGAAGAACGCACCATCGCCGCCGACCAGATCGTCAATAAAAAATATGCGGAGTCCAGTATGCCGGATATGAAACTGCTGTTGTCAAAGAAAGAAATAAGGGACGTGGTAAGTTTCCTGGCGGAACAGAAAACGGACAATTAA
- a CDS encoding ABC transporter permease has protein sequence MLKNYFKIAWRNLLKNPQATFLNLVGLSTGLAAFLLIYLWVYDELNVDRFHEKRRQLFQVMENVKDGRGTITNGGTPALLADALNGTMPEIVYAATTTPPSWFPEITISTGEKPVNAAALFAGKDYFNIFSYPLVQGNKATVLADRDGMVISEALAMKLFHTTENVIGKTISWQIQEFKKHSTVSGVFKGTPANSSIQFDFVLSFEAFKELMGIKGVLDSQNSDGPFFTYLVLKKGTDVNAFNKQLSEFLKTKSKGIPRDLFLQPYADNYLYSEFKNGKAAGGRIAYVKLFSLIAVLIMLIACINFVNLCTAKSAGRMKEIGIRKSMGARRKTLVFQFMGEFMLLVFLALLIALLLVICLLPAYNEITGKQVALRPDLNLMLSVLGITFITGLIAGSYPAFYLSGFNPLEVLKGRILKGSEGQLWARKGLVIFQFTMSVVFLIAVIIVYRQLNYIQNKKPGYDKEHVVYWNATGKVPADMDGFLSAIKQIPGVANASGMVANVLSTGPGVPVKYTVNGREELIAFNSLQVYYGMIETLGIEMAAGQTFSRNFGAETDKIIFNEAAIKALEIKDPVGKIIDFRGKKLQIKGMIKDFHFQSLHEKIRPMYIIPDQLVGTIMVRTKAGMEQEALARLSAFYKDYNPDFPFEYKFLDDDYQAQYIAEKRVATLSKYFSGLAMLISCLGLLGLTAFTLEKRSKEISIRKVLGATGNNIVLMFSKSYLVFVLLAALLAVPLGWWIMNSWLQGFAYHVNIGVDVFLIALGAVLPVTLLSVIFIVVRVAWANPATSLKAE, from the coding sequence ATGTTGAAGAACTATTTTAAGATCGCATGGCGGAACCTGCTTAAAAATCCACAGGCTACCTTCCTGAATCTTGTCGGCTTATCCACAGGGCTGGCAGCTTTTCTACTGATTTATTTATGGGTATACGATGAACTGAACGTTGACAGGTTTCATGAGAAACGTAGGCAGCTGTTTCAGGTCATGGAAAATGTAAAGGATGGCAGAGGTACCATCACCAATGGGGGAACACCGGCCTTGCTGGCGGATGCACTTAATGGTACAATGCCTGAAATTGTGTATGCTGCCACCACCACACCACCGTCCTGGTTTCCGGAAATCACTATCTCAACAGGTGAGAAGCCTGTGAATGCCGCTGCACTATTCGCAGGAAAGGATTACTTCAATATATTTTCTTATCCGCTGGTACAGGGGAATAAAGCGACCGTACTGGCAGACAGGGACGGTATGGTCATCTCGGAAGCGCTGGCCATGAAGCTATTCCACACTACCGAAAATGTGATTGGTAAAACCATCAGCTGGCAGATACAGGAGTTTAAAAAACACAGTACTGTCTCCGGCGTGTTTAAGGGTACTCCCGCTAATTCTTCTATACAGTTTGACTTTGTATTATCTTTTGAGGCATTTAAGGAATTGATGGGCATAAAGGGCGTGTTAGACAGTCAGAATAGCGATGGGCCCTTTTTCACTTACCTGGTGTTAAAGAAAGGGACGGATGTAAACGCTTTTAATAAACAACTGAGTGAATTCCTGAAAACCAAAAGTAAGGGTATTCCCCGTGATCTTTTCTTACAGCCCTATGCAGACAATTATCTCTACAGTGAATTTAAAAATGGCAAGGCCGCAGGGGGCAGGATTGCTTATGTGAAATTGTTCTCATTGATTGCGGTACTGATCATGCTGATCGCCTGTATCAATTTTGTTAATCTCTGCACCGCGAAATCTGCCGGCAGAATGAAGGAGATCGGTATCCGGAAGTCGATGGGCGCACGTCGCAAAACGCTTGTTTTTCAGTTTATGGGAGAATTCATGTTGCTGGTCTTCCTGGCACTGTTGATAGCCCTTTTATTGGTGATATGCCTGCTGCCGGCCTACAATGAGATTACTGGCAAACAGGTAGCTTTACGCCCCGATCTTAACCTGATGCTGTCTGTACTGGGTATTACATTTATTACGGGACTTATCGCAGGCAGTTATCCTGCTTTTTATCTTTCCGGGTTTAATCCGCTGGAAGTCCTGAAAGGACGCATATTGAAAGGAAGCGAAGGTCAACTATGGGCACGCAAAGGGCTGGTGATATTCCAGTTTACGATGTCTGTTGTGTTCCTGATAGCTGTTATTATCGTTTATCGTCAGCTGAATTATATACAAAATAAAAAGCCGGGTTATGACAAGGAACATGTCGTTTACTGGAATGCAACCGGTAAGGTACCCGCTGATATGGATGGATTTTTGTCAGCAATAAAGCAGATCCCAGGTGTCGCCAACGCATCGGGAATGGTGGCGAATGTGCTTTCTACGGGACCAGGTGTACCTGTGAAGTATACGGTAAATGGACGGGAGGAATTGATCGCTTTCAACTCCCTGCAGGTCTATTATGGCATGATTGAAACCCTGGGGATTGAAATGGCCGCAGGACAAACCTTTTCCCGAAATTTCGGCGCAGAGACTGATAAAATCATTTTCAACGAGGCCGCGATTAAAGCATTGGAGATTAAAGACCCGGTAGGAAAGATCATTGATTTCCGGGGCAAAAAGCTCCAGATCAAAGGAATGATCAAAGACTTCCATTTCCAGTCATTGCACGAAAAGATCAGACCCATGTATATCATACCGGATCAGCTGGTAGGAACAATCATGGTAAGGACAAAAGCAGGTATGGAACAGGAGGCTTTAGCAAGGCTGAGTGCTTTTTACAAAGACTATAACCCGGATTTTCCATTTGAATATAAATTCCTGGATGACGATTACCAGGCGCAGTATATAGCAGAAAAAAGAGTCGCCACTTTGTCTAAATACTTCTCGGGATTAGCGATGTTGATATCCTGCCTGGGATTACTTGGACTGACAGCTTTCACCCTGGAAAAAAGAAGCAAAGAGATCAGTATCCGCAAGGTGCTGGGCGCTACCGGTAATAATATTGTATTGATGTTTTCTAAGTCATACCTGGTATTTGTATTATTGGCCGCATTACTGGCGGTGCCACTGGGATGGTGGATCATGAATAGCTGGTTACAGGGCTTCGCATACCATGTTAATATCGGTGTAGATGTTTTTCTGATTGCCTTAGGGGCTGTATTACCAGTTACTTTATTATCTGTGATTTTTATCGTAGTCAGGGTGGCCTGGGCAAATCCGGCGACGAGTTTAAAGGCAGAGTAG